In the genome of Daucus carota subsp. sativus chromosome 9, DH1 v3.0, whole genome shotgun sequence, the window ggtcttataaattgagacggagggagtatgtggtTACTTTCATTTTTTGGTGTATGCCTTAATTTAAGAATCAACCTTTATTTACTGAGTTAGTGGTGtcggatatatgaatttggacataCACAGTGCACaagtattaatatattaatacttAATTATTTGGCAAGTTCTCAAACATGAAACACATTCCAGAGAGATATACTGGGACAGATCTAgtaagtatgtatatatattttagtacaTACATATCTTTGCACTTTTTGGCATCCTAATGACTTTCTAAATTTAAGGGCTTCTGAAGCTCTTAAAAGATCAAGAGCTATTTAAGTACAATTTTATAATAGGGCGTTTCTTGTTCTTATAATTCGTTTGAACTTGCAGGAAAGCAGGATTACCTGTTGGTTACAAGAATTGCCAGTTTCATAGGGTGATCAAGGAATTTATGATTCAAGCTGGCGACTTTCttaaggtctctctctctctctctctctctctctctctctctctctcatgtaTTTACTATTAAGCATTTATATCCCAAATGTTTATGCTAACGAGACAAGAGAGAATGAGCGAATAGCTGAGTTAAGGTACAGAAAGCACAGAACATTAAGCCTACCCGAGCGAAGTCTCCGGAAATCAAGTAACCGGTTGACTCAAAAGCTGTGGATAAGCTGTAATGAACTAATTATAAAGAGGATATAAACAACTTAATTGGGAATTTTTTAATGTGTGGGGCTTAGACAATTATGTTTTTTGCTAATCTATGGTGAGTGTTATTTGCTCAAATAAGATGCAAGTAGCTATGTGATAGGGTATATGCCATGAAATATCCGTGTAAGCTGGTATACTCGTGTGCAGACTCAATTATATTCTTTTATgcatatttaaaaacaaaactgtacaaaatttcattccattttaATGCTCATTTAATTTCTTCTGGACAGTGTGTCACTTAAAGTCAATAGTTCATGAGCCATTTTATGCTTCATGAGTACATTTCTTACTTCAATTGGTACACAGGAGTTACATAACTCCAATATAACCGGCAAGCTAGAAAGCAGGGATTCTTTACTCACTTGCTGCACTGTGCACCCGATACTTGGGGATTCTTCGGTGCACGGGAAATCTTATGGATTCTTCTCTCACCCATGACCCATAAGTGAGAGAAAATAATTAAGATACTTAAACTTTTAATCGATTAAGTACGTTAAAATGCATTAGTTGTGTTATCAAGTAACCCATATTATTAGCGATAATGAACTTATTAAGTTGTctatttagtataaatttaattaaatcttaaaagatatattacatatatatgtaatatattaatatatgttgaatccccccccccccccccacccgaatccccataattttaaatttgtggAACTTCCGTTTCCCCGCACTACGCACCCCCGCACCCGCTTCCTAGCCGGCAATTATTAGTACAAAGAGAAAAATAGTAATTAGCTGCCAAACTCAAGTCAAATTGTGTTGCAGTTTAAAACTTCATCCTTTCCAACCATTTTATTATATCCAAATTCCTGCTGATATTTGTATACAAGTGTTGTCAAAGCAAGATCAGTCACACttaaatataacatatttagTTAAAGAAGTTCTAAGTTCATGCTCAGTAATTGTTAAAGCCAATTGAGTAGAACCTTTGTTTGAGCTACTAAAGAACAGCTCATCTGCAGTCTGCACTTGCACCCCTTGCTGTAAGTCTAGCTATGTTTGCAATCTGTTTCTTATTTTGATGATCAATTCTGCACTGCAGGGTGATGGCAGTGGATGTGTATCAATATATGGAAGTAAATTTGATGACGAGAATTTCATTGCCAAGCACACTGGACCTGGTCTGTTGTCAATGGTATCAGCTATCTTTCTGTTAAACATTTGCTATCTATCAGCTATCTCACCTATATGCCATGACTTgtcataaattattttcttttattcgcATAATGATTTGGAAGTGCCACAAATCATGAAGTCACTTTCCTGTTAAACATCAAGATGACACTAAGTAGGCAAAATATGAAAATCCTTGTTCTCGTGTTAGAGATATGTTTCTAACATTGTACTACATTAACATAAGAAGTCCATAGATAATTGTATGATTGCAGACTGTTCAACAAGCAAGTAGCCTGAGAATTTCTGTCATGTGGTCACTAAGAATATCAGGATAGTGATGGCATTATACTATTGAAAGTTGAAACTCGCTGGTTTATAAGATAATGAATGACTTGTACTTGATTTTAGTAAGTTTCCTTCGATGTCAGCATTGTCTTCAATTATGGACCATGAATTTTGAAACCAATTACTTATAATCACAACTCAGTTTCCTATTCTTTTTTGCAGGCAAATAGTGGACCGAATGCTAATGGTTGTCAGGTATTAAACAGATAAAACACAATGAATATGCTTTAGTGATGCAATTTTGTTTTCTGCTTAGATAGTTTAATTGCAGACCGTGGTCCTGGCATCCTACCATTCTTTGGAGGTTGCCTAAAAGAGAGTTTTTTACTAGAGTGAAGTCCATATTGGACTGTCTATTAGATCGAATAAGTACATTCAGTCTAATACGTCAGAATTGATAAATTCTATGGCTCGAATATTCAGTATTCTCTTATTTTTTGCCTGTGTCTACTACTTAGGCAGAATACCGTCACCCATTTTTACTAAGAAACTGAATCCACAAACGGAAGAAGGGTGGGAAAGTGAGGAAGAAACAAATGTAGAAATAGAAAGAGCTTCCGAAACGAAGGGGGACTAAACAGGAACAAGAGGGATCCACCGAAGAAGATCCTTATCCTTCCTGTTTTTCAGAAGAAAAGGAGTCACTATCAAACCTCTTAATGTTGCGTAAATATCGTGCAGCTAGGGAATGAATCTACTTTTGTCATAATGCTGTGCAACAATGCTATTGAaggattaaaatttattatagtaTACCTTGTCCTATATAAAAAATtttcatgaataattttttttgacagccaTCTTCCTAGGACAAGTTTGCAGTTTTGATTGTGTTTTctattagaaacaagttaaatGATATACACTGGGGCAGGTTCTGATAAATTGCACCTAAATTTTTTGAGCTGTGTGTTCAGACTGAACACAGAAAGATTATGTTATACTTCTCAATATGATATTTGGCTGGATATCTTTGTTGTGTCTTTTAATATTGTTTACCGTACTAACTGGTTCTTAATTTGTAATTGCAGTTTTTCATCACTTGTGCCAAGTGTGATTGGCTTGACAACAAGCATGTCGTCTTTGGGGTATGTCACTTATCCTCGATTTGGTTTTGCAGTTTATGATTATCTCTACTACACATACTACTATGAGCAAATTTCCTCTAGTACTTGCAACACAGTTTTCATGTAGTTAGTGTGAGCAGGCGACATCTTAATACATTTAAGGGCCTATATATTTTCTGCAACTTCCCTATCATAGAAGGAATAACTAATCCGATATTACAGTATTAAGAAGCTGATATTGAGTCAATTTAAGTTTACAGATATCTAATTGCACAATTGGACTCCGATGTTGAAGGATTATAATGGTTCGATAAGCAAATATCTCCGGTTTCTTTTGTATGTTGTCACTGCCTATGCATTTTTAAAAACCTATGTAGGCATCTAAAAAAAAAGGATATGAATGAACCACAGTCCACGCTATCTAATTTTACTCACGGATATCTAATTTTACTCCAAAAAATATGTTGTGTATATCTTTAGTGTTCCTTCATCAAGTAGGTAGAAGGTAAATGTAGTATCAgatcttaattaaatattaattgcatATTACTAAACTACATACCTAAGTTGTGTGTGCTGTTCTGATATATATGCAGCGAGTACTAGGAGATGGCTTGCTAGTTGTCAGGAAGATTGAGAATGTTGCTACAGGTCAGCAAAATCGCCCCAAGTTGCCCTGTATCATTGCAGAGTGTGGAGAGATGTAAAGCAAGAGCGGTCATCTCAAAGCCGCTTTTGTATGATGATAATTTATAACATTTAGTTATGTACCTTTATGTGATGTACATTTGTTTTGCTTCAGTTGATATGTTAACCGAGTCAAGAATTTGTGTTTTAACTGCAAGTAGTCTAACTTTTGAGTGTCGGACATGGCATTAACTTGATTAGCCACAAAAATTGGACGAGCAGTTCCTGAACACAGTCTGCATGCTGCATCCTCATTTGCATGTAACATTCCAATTATGAGCTATTTGGTCGAGTGAACTTGCAAATGTGTGTATCATTTCAAATGTTGTCCATCTTTTGCAGTAAAGTATGTTCTGATTTTAATCATAGGAAATTTATAGTCACGAACAAATTTCTCCGGGTGCGAGTATTCTCCAGCATTTGGTTTCTCATGCATTGCTTATTTGCTTCATAATTGCGGACGCCAATTTGATTGTTTAAAGCAGTTTACGTATAATCTTCTTTATGTTTTCTTaactattactccctctgtcctagtcaattgtatacgtttctttttcactactcGACACGCATATTAAGGCTCTTATATAACATAGttttacaacttatttttagaattttccttttttgtataaaaatataaatgttatatttttatacaaaacaagaaaattttaaaaataagttgtggaatTACGTTTTATTAAagcattaaaatccgtgccGCGCCTCCGTCCCCcgatgtatactattgactgggacggagggagtatcactcAGATAACAAACACCAGGAAGGACATGGTTGTACATTTCGTAACTGAGAATCGAGTGTCCCCACCTTCAAAAGGTCGGTGTCAACAAGAAAAACGAAAACCTAGAAAGAGTCACACTCATAATAACGTGATTTTGATACTATGTATTTATGAACTGTATAGAAGTTATATAATTGGAGAATTAGAGTTATTCTACCTTTTCCGTTGCTTACTTGTTCCATGTTTACCAAGTTGAATAAACAAATAAAGTTATGCAtgttcttttcttcttttttttttgagagcaAAGTTATGCATGTTCTTCTTTTACTATTTCTGAtcttgtattaaaatttaagttttaaaactgaattcaaattaaaaatcttcACAAAAATGAGATTTGTGGATATGCTTTTCTCAGTTCAATATGTTcgaacaattaaaataaatgagtaATAAAGAAGAAGATATGTGATAAATAACAATTTTGCACAATTATTGATGCTGATATGTACTTATACTGTTAGTTTATTGATTTTGATAATTCTAGAACTATTTACAAAAACTtgttataataatcaaaaatataagtcaacaattaaaataaatgaataatgaagaagaagatatgtgataaataattattttgcaCAATTATTGATGCAGATATGTACCTATACGAAAGTTTATTGATTTTGATAATTCtagaaatatttacaaaaacttGTTATAATAATCGAAAATATAAGTCATTGAGAACAAGTCTAGAGTCCTGCCCCTAAAATACAATGAACAGAATTAGAGGCCAACCAACAAAAGTATTGTTTGTGGAGAAGTTCTGACCCTCTATCTCCAGAACAAGCCAGCTGAtcatatcaaaaaataattttcaattagattaattaaaaaattaaatacccACAAAAATCATccgttaaataaaatttgatgattTGATCAAGCTTTTGGCAGCCCCTTTTAGTAGCTTAGCCGCCGTCAAAGTCAAGTACAATGAAATAATCTTACCGGCGAGATGTACAAGTAATAATTCATGAGGTAATGCAATTTAAAAATGACATGTTCATGGTGTAAAGACCAACTAAACGCGGATTTGGAATATTTCCAGAATATCATGACGcatgattaaataataataactagAATTTAACAGGTAAATAAACTATAGttctcatatttatattaatccTTTTATAGGCATATAATAAATATAGGTCAATTATATGAATTCTCCGATTTAATTTCATTGAGTTTCTTGGAACAAAGACCGATGCTTTATCACTGTCTCATTTCTTTTTCCTGTTAGAATACGATTAAGGCATTTCCGAGACcgaaatatttttaacttaaatCTTAGAAGAATTTCAAATTAGGGCATCGATATGATTAtgcgtttgttcaatttcgattatatctgtagatgccgtatgacttttcattattgaattattttcctttttcaaaaaaggaagaatttcaaattcaaaatatgtataaaatgaattatatattatctAAAGCTATAATCAATCCCAATAAATTAGTCATATTTGTTGGAAAGttacacataatatattattatgaaaagtaataaattatatagataGAATCTGAAATAACAATAGATTATTATTCTGAAAGTATACCGGCGATTGTAAtcaattttattagtattataagttttaaattttacgcaaattaagaaatataaattaaaataattcatttagGCAAATGAATGAGGAGTATAAATAAGATaagtatcatattttatttgaaataatatatttaatcgaaAATCATAGATTATTTATAAGTATCACATAAGCATATCATAAccgtataatattatattataattaatatattttgtagggGCTTGTTTCACCATAGTTCTagaacaaaattatataatatagttcatcGTTTAGTATATAAATGTATCGAGTTATGGGTCCATCTAGTTATTATAAATCCCAGAGAAGTAAGCCAAatgtcaaatatatttaaactgTATTATTCAATTTGCAGTGCATATTTAATCTCACATATCtccaatagaataataataacTTTCTCTCGTAATCTCATATATTCATGTACAACATAAGAGAAATTTGGGaatgttttttttaactaaaacctGCTTCGTTtagtttaattaaaatattaaaaattatgtaaaataatttacTCATGTGAAATATTCGGTTCGATAAAATTTTAGCatgattaaatttatataactttATTATAAGTAAAATAACGTACTCATGTGatatattttgttgaaaataatatctTAGCGAACGCGATATATAATATTCCCTATATTTATCAGAATATTCCAAACCGAAAAGTTCTTATTTAAAAGTGAGTTAACATATccagaataaaaaaatatagctaatatgttaaaaaaatcaaactccAACCATACTCATAATTATAATCAAGTAGTATTCATATATTTGTGAAGCTCATCAAAGCCATAAGAAATCTGTAGGTTACatcatctattattattataatgatatattctatttataataatataaattattaacaatgtactatttttaaattataaccgaTAAAAATAACATAGGTTAAACTTATATGTCAAATTTCTCCCACAATCATAATCAATAGCATTAGAACACATCATCTTTGCAAGTTTACATTATTTCAACCAAATATTCTAATCAATACAATAGTCCATCACTTTTCTATGAATATTCTAGATGTAATTTACTTATATATTATCTTACTCTCAAACTTCCAAATGATCTAAGAAAGAAATTAGCAATACATGGTGATTAAAGATCTAAGACCTcaattacatatacatattatggATGAGTAAAATATAATGATTAAAATGG includes:
- the LOC108201754 gene encoding peptidyl-prolyl cis-trans isomerase CYP22 gives rise to the protein MANNNITAGAGGGVEWHQRPANPKNPIVFFDITIGSIPAGRIKMELFADIAPKTAENFRQFCTGEYRKAGLPVGYKNCQFHRVIKEFMIQAGDFLKGDGSGCVSIYGSKFDDENFIAKHTGPGLLSMANSGPNANGCQFFITCAKCDWLDNKHVVFGRVLGDGLLVVRKIENVATGQQNRPKLPCIIAECGEM